From a single Bos indicus isolate NIAB-ARS_2022 breed Sahiwal x Tharparkar chromosome 11, NIAB-ARS_B.indTharparkar_mat_pri_1.0, whole genome shotgun sequence genomic region:
- the OR1B1 gene encoding olfactory receptor 1B1, producing MGCAPNASHSPVFLLLMFSGAEVPPIVLFVLFLAIYLTTMMGNVTLVLLISRDSRLHSPMYYLLRGLSVIDMGLSTVILPQLLAHLVTHDPAIPVARCLAQLFFFYVFGVTDTLVISVMALDRYMAICDPLHYHSVMNRQCCARLLAFCWVVSVVHTMLHVGFLLPLSWAADAKGNVRLLHFFCDHRPLLQASCSDIHPNELAIFLEGGFLMMGPCALIVLSYICIGATILRLPSAAGRHRAVSTCGSHLTMVGFFYGTIIWVYFQPPSQNSQDQDTVAAVMYTSITPLANPFVYSLRNKDVKSAFHRLLRGERVAS from the coding sequence ATGGGCTGTGCCCCTAATGCTTCAcattctccagttttcttgcttctcATGTTCTCAGGAGCTGAAGTCCCTCCCATTGTCCTCTTTGTCCTGTTCCTGGCTATTTACCTGACCACTATGATGGGGAATGTGACTTTAGTGCTGCTCATCTCCCGGGACTCCAGGCTCCACTCACCTATGTACTATCTGCTCCGTGGTCTCTCAGTTATAGACATGGGGCTGTCCACAGTCATTCTGCCCCAGTTGCTGGCCCATCTGGTCACTCATGACCCAGCCATTCCTGTTGCCCGCTGCCTGGCCCAGTTATTCTTCTTTTATGTGTTTGGCGTTACAGACACACTTGTTATTTCTGTCATGGCTCTGGATCGATACATGGCCATCTGTGACCCTCTGCACTACCATTCAGTGATGAATCGCCAATGCTGTGCCCGCTTACTGGCCTTCTGTTGGGTGGTGTCTGTGGTGCACACCATGCTGCATGTGGGATTCCTGTTGCCTCTCTCCTGGGCTGCGGATGCCAAAGGCAACGTTCGCCTTCTCCACTTCTTTTGTGACCACCGGCCACTTTTGCAAGCCTCTTGCTCTGACATCCATCCCAATGAGCTGGCCATATTCTTGGAGGGAGGCTTCCTCATGATGGGCCCTTGTGCCCTCATTGTACTCTCCTACATCTGCATTGGGGCCACCATCCTACGTTTGCCCTCAGCAGCTGGTCGCCACCGTGCAGTCTCCACCTGTGGGTCCCATCTCACCATGGTTGGCTTTTTCTATGGCACCATCATCTGGGTCTACTTCCAGCCTCCTTCCCAGAACTCTCAGGATCAGGACACGGTGGCTGCTGTGATGTACACGTCCATTACGCCTTTGGCCAACCCTTTTGTGTACAGCCTTCGCAACAAGGATGTCAAGAGTGCATTCCATAGGCTGCTTAGAGGAGAGAGGGTGGCCTCCTGA
- the LOC139185843 gene encoding olfactory receptor 1Q1-like → MDNTTRTSVSHFVLLGISPHQEEQIPLCLLFLFMYTINISGNSVIIILIISAPRLQTPMYVFLSNLALADICFTSTTVPKMLQNIFSSTKAISYMGCLTQTYFFICFAAMENFLLAVMAYDRYIAICHPFHYCMILNRKLCSHLVVMCHILSHLHALLHTFLVSRLIFCADNRIPHFFCDLYPLMKISCSSTHLNTLMIHTEGVIVISGALAIIMASYACIISAVLQSPSAKGKWRAFSTCGSHLTVVAIFYGTLTWVYFRPLTSYSVPGGRILTVMYTVVTPMLNPFIYSLRNKDVKGAFRKWMNRIWTSSFR, encoded by the coding sequence ATGGACAATACCACCCGGACCAGTGTATCCCATTTTGTTCTCTTGGGCATTTCTCCCCACCAGGAAGAGCAGATCcctctctgtcttctttttctgttcatgTATACCATCAACATTTCTGGCAACTCTGTCATCATCATCCTGATTATCTCTGCTCCACGCCTCCAAACTCCCATGTACGTCTTTCTCAGCAACTTGGCCTTGGCAGACATCTGCTTCACCTCCACCACAGTCCCCAAGATGCTGCAGAACATTTTCTCTTCTACCAAGGCTATTTCCTACATGGGTTGCTTAACACAAacttatttcttcatttgctttGCAGCCATGGAGAACTTCCTCCTggctgtgatggcctatgacagATACATCGCCATCTGCCACCCTTTCCACTACTGTATGATTCTGAACAGGAAGCTGTGTTCACACTTGGTGGTCATGTGCCACATCCTCTCCCATCTTCATGCCCTGCTGCACACCTTTCTCGTGAGCAGACTGATCTTCTGTGCAGATAACAGGATCCCCCACTTCTTCTGTGACCTCTACCCTCTGATGAAGATCTCCTGCTCCAGCACCCACCTCAACACCTTGATGATTCACACGGAAGGAGTCATTGTCATCAGTGGAGCCTTGGCCATCATCATGGCCTCCTATGCCTGCATCATCTCAGCAGTCCTCCAGAGCCCCTCAGCCAAAGGCAAGTGGAGAGCCTTTTCTACCTGTGGCTCCCACCTCACTGTGGTGGCTATATTCTATGGGACCCTCACATGGGTCTACTTCCGGCCCCTTACCAGCTATTCAGTGCCCGGGGGTCGTATCCTGACTGTCATGTACACAGTAGTGACCCCCATGTTGAACCCCTTCATTTATAGCCTAAGGAACAAGGATGTCAAGGGAGCCTTCAGGAAATGGATGAACAGGATCTGGACCTCTTCATTTAGATAA
- the LOC109565636 gene encoding olfactory receptor 1F1-like has product MAYDRYVAICDPLRYSAIISHRLCLRITLTSWVVVSLNSLLYSVLVTRLTFCGNQVTHFFCDITPLLKLSCTRPVVNEMLIFTEGVAVVVSPFFFILGSYARIGVTITHMQSVAALRKALSTCSSHILVVLLLYGSVICVYLRPSSSHDLDQERQVAIFYTVVTPMLNPMIYSLRNQEVKGALRRLFRKLCIPSNFQPGSQANREWQHSS; this is encoded by the coding sequence atggcctatgaccgctatgtggctaTCTGTGACCCCTTAAGATACTCTGCCATCATCAGCCATCGCCTCTGCTTACGCATAACATTGACCTCGTGGGTGGTCGTCAGCCTcaacagccttctttatagtgTGTTGGTCACCCGCTTAACTTTCTGTGGCAACCAGGTCACccacttcttctgtgacatcACACCCTTGCTGAAGCTCTCCTGTACCCGGCCAGTGGTCAATGAGAtgttaatatttactgagggGGTAGCCGTGGTGGTCAGCCCCTTCTTCTTTATTTTAGGTTCCTATGCCCGCATTGGTGTGACCATAACGCACATGCAGTCAGTTGCTGCCCTGCGTAAAGCCCTGTCCACCTGTAGCTCCCACATCCTGGTTGTGCTGCTCCTGTACGGCTCTGTGATCTGCGTGTACCTCCGGCCATCTTCCAGCCACGACTTGGACCAGGAGCGTCAGGTGGCCATCTTCTACACAGTTGTAACCCCTATGCTAAACCCAATGATCTACAGCCTGAGAAACCAGGAGGTGAAGGGTGCCCTGCGAAGGCTTTTCAGGAAGCTCTGTATCCCCAGCAACTTCCAGCCTGGTTCCCAGGCAAACAGGGAATGGCAGCACAGCTCCTGA